In Apostichopus japonicus isolate 1M-3 chromosome 3, ASM3797524v1, whole genome shotgun sequence, a single genomic region encodes these proteins:
- the LOC139960338 gene encoding nose resistant to fluoxetine protein 6-like isoform X2, which yields MSSFGPMFGLLVMSLCFSFSSSMTHEMMRGMLYSETEIHLPIDKSEQISAECNSTLQNLTDKTAILKDALDAAGKPGAGLSAGNINMLGHFDECDNIDDFKYCMIILNVNHSNVGGLQLPVTYGLCVPEECSEGDVVSGIEIFFEGLENMFHIPLANIQSVICTSHPHHRFDWKFKLTLTFFSLLFLLVVLSSLYHAWYHSPACKSVQYAPLDEQGILHQHENNSPEQVLPDASASITAEVLPGTDIRTDEEESNTVRFQRRKEGPYLKIFNQIVFSFALPQNLPKLLSVKVSKESISCLHGIRVISMLWVILGHVFSISSTTAIMNPLTGLVWLSRYGFLTVSNAFFSVDSFFVMSGLLVTYITLKQLKKRQGKIPWHWFYFHRYWRLSPALAATMLFYIYITPYFGHGPYAEALSVRSSCPKYWWTNLLYINNFYPISGNTMCIPWVWYLANDMQFFIISPLILIPLYYIPWVGLCLIGTLCLASISITGVLVGIYDFPAASMNFQTDPQSHASFSDVIYNKPYCRITPYLAGMVLGYILYKYPKKSIKIHWTVALTAWIVACGIGYACIYAVYPNYNGHPWSRAGNILYEAFCRFAWGVSLTWVIFACHYGYGGWVNSFLGHPLWAPLGRLTYTAYLLHPIMILLFISHEGTVMYLSIALTSFYFAGITLISYGCAAILSLMLEFPLVGLEKIFLPRN from the exons ATGTCATCTTTTGGTCCAATGTTTGGTCTCTTGGTGATGTCCCTCTGCTTCTCATTTTCCTCCTCAATGACACATGAAATGATGCGAGGGATGTTGTACAGTGAGACAGAGATTCATCTGCCCATAGATAAGTCTGAACAAATTTCAGCAGAGTGTAACAGTACGCTCCAAAATCTGACGGATAAGACAGCAATCTTGAAAGATG CTCTTGATGCTGCTGGGAAACCAGGGGCCGGATTATCGGCGGGAAATATTAACATGCTTGGTCACTTCGATGAGTGCGATAACATCGATGACTTCAAATACTGTATGATAATACTTAATGTCAACCACTCTAATGTAGGAGGGTTGCAG TTGCCTGTGACGTATGGTCTCTGTGTGCCAGAGGAATGCTCAGAGGGGGACGTTGTCAGTGGAATAGAGATATTCTTTG agggttTAGAAAACATGTTCCACATCCCATTAGCTAATATACAGAGTGTTATCTGCACGAGCCACCCTCACCATCGCTTTGACTGGAAGTTTAAATTAACATT AACCTTTTTTAGTTTGCTGTTTCTCTTAGTGGTTTTATCATCTCTTTACCATGCCTGGTATCACTCTCCAGCCTGTAAGAGTGTACAGTATGCTCCACTTGATGAACAAGGTATATTACACCAACATGAAAATAATTCACCGGAGCAAGTGTTGCCAGATGCCTCAGCAAGCATCACAGCTGAAGTTCTGCCCGGTACAGATATCAGAACAG ATGAAGAAGAATCAAATACAGTACGATTCCAGAGAAGGAAGGAAG GGCCGTACCTGAAGATTTTCAACCAAATTGTGTTCAGTTTTGCTCTGCCTCAAAATCTGCCCAAGCTGCTGTCAGTGAAAGTCTCCAAAGAGAGCATATCGTGTCTCCATGGTATCCGGGTCATCAGTATGCTCTGGGTCATTCTAG GTCACGTTTTCTCCATTAGTTCCACCACAGCAATAA TGAACCCATTGACTGGTTTAGTGTGGCTGTCGAGGTACGGCTTCCTTACAGTATCCAATGCATTCTTCTCTGTGGATTCTTTCTTTGTCATGAG TGGCCTGTTGGTGACATACATCACATTAAAACAACTCAAGAAAAGGCAAGGGAAAATACCATGGCATTGGTTTTATTTCCATCGATATTGGAG ATTATCTCCTGCCCTGGCTGCAACAATGCTATTCTACATTTACATCACTCCTTACTTTGGCCATGGACCCTACGCTGAGGCTTTATCGGTCAGATCTAGTTGTCCGAAGTACTGGTGGACTAATCTGCTCTATATCAACAACTTTTACCCCATAAGTGGCAATACTATG TGTATACCTTGGGTCTGGTATCTGGCTAATGATATGCAGTTCTTCATCATCAGTCCACTTATTCTCATACCTTTGTACTA CATTCCATGGGTTGGCCTGTGCCTCATAGGAACACTCTGTCTTGCAAGTATATCTATCACAGGAGTCCTTGTCGGCATTTATGACTTTCCAGCCGCTAGTATGAACTTCCA GACCGATCCCCAAAGTCACGCAAGTTTCTCTGATGTCATCTACAACAAGCCTTATTGCCGAATCACTCCGTATTTAGCTGGAATGGTCCTTGGTTACATCTTGTACAAGTACCCCAAGAAATCTATTAAGATTCATTGG aCTGTTGCTCTAACAGCTTGGATAGTTGCCTGTGGAATTGGTTATGCATGCATCTATGCCGTCTACCCTAACTACAATGGCCATCCCTGGTCTCGAGCTGGAAACATCTTGTATGAAGCTTTCTGTCGGTTTGCATGGGGTGTCTCTCTCACATGGGTCATTTTTGCTTGTCACTATGGCTACGGAG GTTGGGTTAATTCCTTCCTTGGCCATCCTCTTTGGGCACCGTTAGGAAGGCTCACGTACACTGCATATCTTCTACATCCCATTATGATTCTTCTCTTCATCTCCCACGAAGGCACTGTGATGTATCTATCTATCGCCCTCACG TCCTTTTACTTTGCTGGAATCACTCTCATTTCTTACGGCTGTGCGGCCATCTTGTCTCTCATGTTAGAATTTCCTCTGGTTGGTTTGGAGAAAATATTCCTCCCAAGAAATTAG
- the LOC139960338 gene encoding nose resistant to fluoxetine protein 6-like isoform X1 produces MSSFGPMFGLLVMSLCFSFSSSMTHEMMRGMLYSETEIHLPIDKSEQISAECNSTLQNLTDKTAILKDALDAAGKPGAGLSAGNINMLGHFDECDNIDDFKYCMIILNVNHSNVGGLQLPVTYGLCVPEECSEGDVVSGIEIFFEGLENMFHIPLANIQSVICTSHPHHRFDWKFKLTLTFFSLLFLLVVLSSLYHAWYHSPACKSVQYAPLDEQGILHQHENNSPEQVLPDASASITAEVLPGTDIRTDEEESNTVRFQRRKEGPYLKIFNQIVFSFALPQNLPKLLSVKVSKESISCLHGIRVISMLWVILGHVFSICSTTAIMNPLTGLVWLSRYGFLTVSNAFFSVDSFFVMSGLLVTYITLKQLKKRQGKIPWHWFYFHRYWRLSPALAATMLFYIYITPYFGHGPYAEALSVRSSCPKYWWTNLLYINNFYPISGNTMCIPWVWYLANDMQFFIISPLILIPLYYIPWVGLCLIGTLCLASISITGVLVGIYDFPAASMNFQTDPQSHASFSDVIYNKPYCRITPYLAGMVLGYILYKYPKKSIKIHWTVALTAWIVACGIGYACIYAVYPNYNGHPWSRAGNILYEAFCRFAWGVSLTWVIFACHYGYGGWVNSFLGHPLWAPLGRLTYTAYLLHPIMILLFISHEGTVMYLSIALTSFYFAGITLISYGCAAILSLMLEFPLVGLEKIFLPRN; encoded by the exons ATGTCATCTTTTGGTCCAATGTTTGGTCTCTTGGTGATGTCCCTCTGCTTCTCATTTTCCTCCTCAATGACACATGAAATGATGCGAGGGATGTTGTACAGTGAGACAGAGATTCATCTGCCCATAGATAAGTCTGAACAAATTTCAGCAGAGTGTAACAGTACGCTCCAAAATCTGACGGATAAGACAGCAATCTTGAAAGATG CTCTTGATGCTGCTGGGAAACCAGGGGCCGGATTATCGGCGGGAAATATTAACATGCTTGGTCACTTCGATGAGTGCGATAACATCGATGACTTCAAATACTGTATGATAATACTTAATGTCAACCACTCTAATGTAGGAGGGTTGCAG TTGCCTGTGACGTATGGTCTCTGTGTGCCAGAGGAATGCTCAGAGGGGGACGTTGTCAGTGGAATAGAGATATTCTTTG agggttTAGAAAACATGTTCCACATCCCATTAGCTAATATACAGAGTGTTATCTGCACGAGCCACCCTCACCATCGCTTTGACTGGAAGTTTAAATTAACATT AACCTTTTTTAGTTTGCTGTTTCTCTTAGTGGTTTTATCATCTCTTTACCATGCCTGGTATCACTCTCCAGCCTGTAAGAGTGTACAGTATGCTCCACTTGATGAACAAGGTATATTACACCAACATGAAAATAATTCACCGGAGCAAGTGTTGCCAGATGCCTCAGCAAGCATCACAGCTGAAGTTCTGCCCGGTACAGATATCAGAACAG ATGAAGAAGAATCAAATACAGTACGATTCCAGAGAAGGAAGGAAG GGCCGTACCTGAAGATTTTCAACCAAATTGTGTTCAGTTTTGCTCTGCCTCAAAATCTGCCCAAGCTGCTGTCAGTGAAAGTCTCCAAAGAGAGCATATCGTGTCTCCATGGTATCCGGGTCATCAGTATGCTCTGGGTCATTCTAGGTCACGTTTTCTCCATTTGTTCCACCACAGCAATAA TGAACCCATTGACTGGTTTAGTGTGGCTGTCGAGGTACGGCTTCCTTACAGTATCCAATGCATTCTTCTCTGTGGATTCTTTCTTTGTCATGAG TGGCCTGTTGGTGACATACATCACATTAAAACAACTCAAGAAAAGGCAAGGGAAAATACCATGGCATTGGTTTTATTTCCATCGATATTGGAG ATTATCTCCTGCCCTGGCTGCAACAATGCTATTCTACATTTACATCACTCCTTACTTTGGCCATGGACCCTACGCTGAGGCTTTATCGGTCAGATCTAGTTGTCCGAAGTACTGGTGGACTAATCTGCTCTATATCAACAACTTTTACCCCATAAGTGGCAATACTATG TGTATACCTTGGGTCTGGTATCTGGCTAATGATATGCAGTTCTTCATCATCAGTCCACTTATTCTCATACCTTTGTACTA CATTCCATGGGTTGGCCTGTGCCTCATAGGAACACTCTGTCTTGCAAGTATATCTATCACAGGAGTCCTTGTCGGCATTTATGACTTTCCAGCCGCTAGTATGAACTTCCA GACCGATCCCCAAAGTCACGCAAGTTTCTCTGATGTCATCTACAACAAGCCTTATTGCCGAATCACTCCGTATTTAGCTGGAATGGTCCTTGGTTACATCTTGTACAAGTACCCCAAGAAATCTATTAAGATTCATTGG aCTGTTGCTCTAACAGCTTGGATAGTTGCCTGTGGAATTGGTTATGCATGCATCTATGCCGTCTACCCTAACTACAATGGCCATCCCTGGTCTCGAGCTGGAAACATCTTGTATGAAGCTTTCTGTCGGTTTGCATGGGGTGTCTCTCTCACATGGGTCATTTTTGCTTGTCACTATGGCTACGGAG GTTGGGTTAATTCCTTCCTTGGCCATCCTCTTTGGGCACCGTTAGGAAGGCTCACGTACACTGCATATCTTCTACATCCCATTATGATTCTTCTCTTCATCTCCCACGAAGGCACTGTGATGTATCTATCTATCGCCCTCACG TCCTTTTACTTTGCTGGAATCACTCTCATTTCTTACGGCTGTGCGGCCATCTTGTCTCTCATGTTAGAATTTCCTCTGGTTGGTTTGGAGAAAATATTCCTCCCAAGAAATTAG